A segment of the Streptomyces sp. ITFR-21 genome:
GCCGGGTCGCCGTCGTCCCGCTGGTGGACGAGCGACCGCTGCGCTACCAGCACTGGGTCGCCCGCCGCCGCTCAGTCGTACGCCACCTGAGCGGCGGCCGCTGCGGCTATCTGCACATCCCCGACCTCGGGGGATCCGGCTGGGCCCAGTTCAACCGCGACCTGCGCAAGGAGGTCGCCTACGACGCCCTGCTGGTCGATGTCCGCGGGAACGCGGGCGGCAACATCAGTGAACTCGTCATCGAGAAACTCACCCGAAAGGTGCTGGGTTGGGACCTCACCCGTAACGCCCAGCCCGTTTCGTACACCAGCGGCGCGCCCCGCGGTCCGATAGTCGCCATTGCCGACGAGGCGACCTCCTCGGACGGCGACATGATCACCGCGGCCTTCCAACTGCTCGGCCTCGGGCCCGTCGTGGGCCTGCGCACCTGGGGCGGCGTCGTCGGCATGACCGGCCGCCACCGGCTGGGCGACAACACCGTCATCACCGTGCCCATGAACGCGGCCTGGTTCGACGCCTACGGGTGGTCCGTGGAGAACCACGGTGTGGCCCCGGACATCGAGTGCCTGCGTACCCCTTTGGACTGGGCCGAGGGCCGTCACGGCCAACTCGACGTCGCCGTGGACACCGCGCTGTCCCTGCTGGCGGAGCAGGCCGCCGCCGTTCCTCCCGACCTGTCCGACCGCCCCGACCGCGCGCGTCCCCGGCTACCTCCGCGCCACAGGTAAGGGGCGCCCCGCAAGGGAGGGCGCCCCTTACCGCGAAGGCCGGGCGACGCACGGCCCGCAGGTCAGAACTGCTGGACGAAGTACGGGGACACCGACAGCCAGCCATTGCCGCGGGCGCCGTTGAGACGGCCGGTGGAGGACCGGGCGAGGGTGTACCAGGAGTCCACGTAGTCGGCGTCGTTGGTGTACCAGGACGAGGGGATCGCGGCGAGGATCGCGTCGACCAGGGGGATGTAGGCGCCCTGGTCGGTGATGGTCAGCAGGGCGTCGGCGAGGGCCTTGGCCAGGTCGGCGTAGTTGGTGTCGCCGTCGTCCTCCATCATCACGACGTCGGCCAGGTTGTATTTGTAGTTGGACCAGTTGACGAGAATCTGGTTCGGGTAGTAGGTGGTGTGGTCGTTGTCCAGGTAGGGCATGTCGACGGTGTCCACCCGCACCTTGCCGTCGAACCCGAAGCCGCTGACGATCGAGAAGATCTCGGCGTCGCCCAGGATCCACGGCTCCTCGTCGTCGTTGAGGTAGACCGAGTCGACCCGGGTGGTCCAGAAGCCGGCGGTGTCGGCCTTCGCCGCGACCGGGGCGGACAGGCCCGCCTTCGTGAACGCCTTGTTCACCTGGGCGAGTCCGGCGGACACGGCCTTGGTGACGTCGAGGTCGACGACGTAGACCGGCCTACTCGGCGTCTGCCGTGAGCTGAGGGTGTGGACGCGGCCGGCGCTGTCGTACGCGGTGACAGTGGCCGCGGCGTCGTCGTCGGCGGCCGCGGCGACCAGCGGCTCGGCGCCCGCGGCCAGCGCACCCCGCATGGACGCGGCGCCCAGCCGCAGTCGCAGCAGCGAACCCGCGGCCGAGGGCAGGCCCTTGGCGGCGGCTATCCGGCGGTCCGCGCCGGAGACGGCCGCGTTGAGGCCGGCGGGCGCGGCGGTACGGCCGGCCAGCGCGCCGAGGTCCACCTGCCGGGAGCCGAGCGCGGCGGTACGGACCTGGGCGCCCCACGTCGGGTCGGCGAGGGAAGCGGCGAGGCTGCGGGCGGCGCCGGCCTCGATGCTGCCGACCGTGCTGGTGGCGGGGGTGTCGGAGGCGGGAGTGGAGGCGTGAGCGGCAGGCAGGGCGAGGCCCTGGACCGTGAGGGCTGAGGCGGCGGTGAGCGCGAGGGCGATCGCGGTGCGCCGGGTGGCGGTGAGGTGCACGGGGTTCCTCCTGGAGGCGTTGCCGCGACCGCTTTCCTGGCGGTTCGGCGGCGGTTGGGGACGTTCAGGATGGAGCCGGTTCTATGCGGGTAGACACCCGCACCGCCAAAAATGATGTCCGGAACATGCCAACAATACAAGAGTTTCTCCGGCCACAAGAAACACGAAGAAGGGGCATCCCTAACGGATACCCCTTCACGTGTCACGGTGTTGACCTGGCGCCAACGCACGGGCCACGCCTGCGACCGCCCAAGAAGGCGTCAGGCCAGGGTGTCCTGATCGTCCTGCTCGGAGCCCGTGCGCTCACGGGCCTCGTCCTTGAACCGGGAGCGGCGTCCCTGCCCGTTCTGCTGCGGCCCGCGCTCCATCCGCTCGGGGTTGTCCGTGCCGACGGCCGACTCGTTCCGCCTGTTGCCGACGGCGGTCCTGGGCTTGTCGGCGTACTCGTCGGCCGTGTCCCTGAACTGGTCGAAAGCACCCATGGTGACTCCTCCTGGAGTCTTGGGGGGGATGGAGCCTCGACAAGATGTACATGCTGGGATGGCCCTCGCGTCTTGGGAGAATGACCCCAGGTCAGCGAGCGATTACGGCTACGGTGTGTGATGGTCGGACGATCGTGCGGCCTCATCGGCGGCCCCGCCGCTGCCGACAAGTCCACGTTTGGCCCGCGCGCCGCGCGCCAGCGCCGGTTGTGCGCGGCGCATTTCACGCCGCCCGAGCACACCGCCGATGACCGACGGCAGGAAACCGCGCACCGGCTGCATCCCGCGCAACCACCACTGTCCGTACACATGAGGCGATCGTCGTACGATGCCGGCCGCAATCCGCTCGACGGCCGGCTCCAACGGATAGGTGCGGTTGGCCGGCCACGGCAGCTTGGCGCGCATCTCCCGCAGCACTTCGTCCTCATCGGCGCCGCGCACCATGTCGGTGTCGGTCCAGCTCAGATACCCGACACCGACCGCGACGCCCTGGTAGCCGACCTCCGCCCGCAGGCTGTGCGCGAACGCCTCCACTCCCGACTTGCTGGCGCAGTACGCGGCCATCATCGGCGCAGGGGTGATCGCGGCCAGTGATGCGATCTGCAGAAGATAGCCACGCGACGCGACGAGCGCGGGCAGGAAGGCGCGGGCGGTGGCGATACTGCCCAGCAGGTTGACGTGGATCACCCGATCGAAGGCGTCGGGGTCGGAGTCGAGGAACGGACCGCCGGTGGCGACACCCGCGTTGGCGACCACCACGTCGATCCGGCCGAAGCGCGCGACGACTTCCTCGGCCACACGCGCCATGGTCGCCCGGTCGGTGACATCAGCGGTCCAGAAGGCGGCATCACCACCGAGTGACTCCGTGACGTTCTGCAGCTCATCGGGTTCGAGGCCCACCAGCACCAGGCGCGCGCCGCGCGCGGCGAGTGTACGGGCGAGCAGCGCGCCCACCCCGCGGGCCGCACCGGTGACCACGACGACCTGGCCGTCCACTGATGATCCGCTCATGCGCTGTTCTCCTCCGCTCGCGATGTGCGTGCCTGTAGCGGTGTGCTTTTCGCACGATCGCCAGGATCGTGATATGCGATACGGCTGTCTGACGAAGCGGCCGTCAGATGATCGGCGACCAGATCCCGTATCACCCGCGCGACAGCGGCCGGATCCTCGATCGGGGTCATGTGACCGGCCCCCGGCAACTCGGTCAGGCCGGCGAGTCGCGGCAGAACGGCGGCCATGCCGCGGGCGTGCGCCTTGGGGGTGAGTTTGTCGGCGGTACCGACCAGAACCGCGGTCGGGGCGGTGACCGCCGCCAGCTCCACGTCCAGGTCGAGCACCGCGAGCACCCGCCCCCACGCCGACCGCTGCCGCGGCCGGCACGCGTGCACGATACGAGCGGTGAAGTCGACCTGTTCAGGTGTCGAGTCCGATCCCAGCACCCCGTACTTCAGCGCGGCCTTCGACAACCGCGTCACCCGTCCGAGTGGCATCGCCGACACAAGCAGCTGCCGGTGGAAGACGCGTCGCAGGCGCCGCGGACCGAACCGCGCCGGCAGCACCTCGGTCGCCCCCAGCAACCGGCCGCTGCCGGTGCTGGCGAGCAGGACCGCAGCCGTCCGATCGGTCACGGCCGCACGCCCGGACGCCGCCATGATCGTCATACCGCCCATGGAGTGGCCGGCCAGTACCGCGCGTTCACCCTCCGGGACAACCGCTTCCAGTACGGCTTCCAGATCGTCGGCCAATGCGCCGGTGCCGTAGCCGTTGCGGGTGACCGGCGCGCCGCTGCGGCCGTGCCCGCGCTGGTCGTAGGCGACGATCCGACAATCGTCCGCGAGCAGCCGAACGACCGGCGCCCAGAAGAGCGTTGAGCACGTCCACCCGTGGGCCAGGACGACAGTAGGACCATCGGGTCGCCCGTATTCCTCGGCATGGATACGGGTGCCGTCAGCAGAGGCGACAGCCAGTTCGCGGCGCGCCGGCACCGTCTCGTACAGCCGGTTCACGTGACCACCTCCACGGCGGGTTCGGCGGCCGCGACCGGCGCGAGGACCTCGTACTCCGACAGTTTCAGTTGGCGCGTCGCCCGGCGGAACTCCGAAGTGGTGCCCGGCCACGCCGTGGTGTTGCGTCCGTTGGCGTCCAGGTACCAGCTCTTGCAACCGCCGGTGTTCCAGACGGTACGGGCCGCCCGCCGCTGCATCTCCGCGTTCCACGCGCTCACCGCGCCCGGCTTGGCGTCCAGCGCCGCGCCACCCGAATGCGCCAGCGCGCGCAGGTAGTCGGCGACGTAATTGAGCGATGACTCGATCATCAGAATCATCGAGCTGTTCCCCAGGCCGGTGTTCGGACCGATGATCAGCAGAAGATTGGGAAATCCGTCGACCGTACAACCGCGCAGCGCCGCCATGCCGTTCTTCCAGTGCTCGCCGAGCGTGCGCCCGTCCGCACCGATGATCCGATCACCGATGGGCATGTCGGTCACGTGGAAGCCCGTTCCGAAGATGATCGCATCGACTTCCCGCTCGCTGCCGTCCGCCGTCACCACCGACGACCCGCGCACCTCCGTCAGCGCGGAAGTGACCACCTCGGTGTTCGGCTGGGCGAGAGCCGGATAATAGGAATTCGACAGCAGGATGCGTTTGCAGCCGATCGTGTAATCGGGCGTGAGCCGTGCCCGCAGCGCCGCATCCTTGATGGACCGCCGCAGATGGCCGCGGGCGATCCGCTCGGCCGCCTTCATCAGCTTCGGCCGCTTCACAAAGGCGCCGACCTGGAACTCCCGGATCAGCCACAGCAATCCCCGCCGTGCCTTCGCCGAGCCCGGCACCGTCGCGTGCAACCACCGCTCCGCCGCCCCTATCGGCCGGTCCATCCGGGGCATCACCCACGGCGGAGTCCGCTGGATCACGGTCAGCCGCGCCACGTCCGGCTGGATCGCCGGCACGATCTGGATCGCCGAGGCCCCCGTGCCGACCATCGCGACCCGCTTGCCCTTCAGGTCGAAGTCGTGGTCCCAGCGCGAGGAGTGGAAGACCCGCCCGGGAAAGTCCCCGATCCCCGGGATGTCGGGGATCTTCGGGTCGGACAGCGGGCCGGTCGCCGAGACCACCACATCGGCCGTGAGTTCGCCGCTCGCCGTCGACAGACGCCAGTGTCGCGCGTCGGCGTCCCAGCGGGCCTGCCGTACCTCGGCGCCGAACCGCAGATGGGGTCGCAGCCCGAAGGTGTCCGTCACCCTTTCGAGGTAGGCGCGGATGTGTTCCTGGCCGGAGAAGGCGCGCGGCCAGTCCGGGTTGGGGGCGAAGGAGAACGAGTAGAGGTGGGAGGGCACGTCGCAGGCACAGCCGGGGTAGCTGTTGTCGCGCCAGGTGCCGCCCACCGCGTCGGCCCGCTCCAGGATCACGAAGTCGGTGATCCCCTCTCGCCGGAGCCGTACGGCGGCCCCCAGCCCGCCGAAGCCGGACCCGATCACCGCCACCCGCACGTGTTCGAGGTCGCCGTCCATGGCACCGCCCTTCGCGTTCGTCCCTGACTCCACCACACCCGGGTCGGCCACTTCTCGCCGCCGGCCGCTGATCCGGTCAACCTTGCGTCCGACCGGCCACCGGTCCGATCACCCGCTGACCGGAAAAATCACGCCAGCAATCACTGGCATGGTCGTACGTCCGGACTGTAGAGCACTCGGGTTACCGACGGTAGAGGCTGGACCGAATCGGCTACCGCCGGGTAAGTGGCCGCTGGCGGCCGGACGAGGGCGGCACGACGGTCAGCTGCGGGAGGCCGCCCAGGACCGTCCAGAACCGCCCAGAACACCGGTAGAACCGTTTCCGCAGCGCATAGGCTGACCGTGTGGACGACATCGGCACCGGCACCGGCGAAGAGGGCGCCCCGCCCGTCCCGCCCGGCCGCCCCGCCGACGAAGCCGCCGGCACGGCTAAGGGCGCGCACCCGCGCCATGTCACCCGCACTGCTCCGGACAGCAGCCGGGGCGCCCGCCCCGCCCCCAAGGACCGCGCCCTGCGCGAATACCGCGTCGAAGAACTCGCCGAAGCCGCCGGCATCCCCGTCCGCACCCTCCGTTTCTACCGCGAGCGGCGCCTGCTGCCGCCCCCGCGCCGTGCCGGCCGCATCGCCTGGTATTCCGAGGACCACCTCGCCCGTCTGCGCACCATTGCGGCCCTGCTGGAACGCGGCCACACCCTCGGCGGCATCGCCGAACTCATCGCCGCCTGGGAGAACGGCCGCACCCTCGACGGCGTGGCCGAACTCCTCGGCCTGGAAGGCGCCCCCGCTCCGCCCTGGTCGGACGAGACACCGGTCAGG
Coding sequences within it:
- a CDS encoding DUF3103 family protein; translated protein: MHLTATRRTAIALALTAASALTVQGLALPAAHASTPASDTPATSTVGSIEAGAARSLAASLADPTWGAQVRTAALGSRQVDLGALAGRTAAPAGLNAAVSGADRRIAAAKGLPSAAGSLLRLRLGAASMRGALAAGAEPLVAAAADDDAAATVTAYDSAGRVHTLSSRQTPSRPVYVVDLDVTKAVSAGLAQVNKAFTKAGLSAPVAAKADTAGFWTTRVDSVYLNDDEEPWILGDAEIFSIVSGFGFDGKVRVDTVDMPYLDNDHTTYYPNQILVNWSNYKYNLADVVMMEDDGDTNYADLAKALADALLTITDQGAYIPLVDAILAAIPSSWYTNDADYVDSWYTLARSSTGRLNGARGNGWLSVSPYFVQQF
- a CDS encoding SDR family oxidoreductase, with protein sequence MSGSSVDGQVVVVTGAARGVGALLARTLAARGARLVLVGLEPDELQNVTESLGGDAAFWTADVTDRATMARVAEEVVARFGRIDVVVANAGVATGGPFLDSDPDAFDRVIHVNLLGSIATARAFLPALVASRGYLLQIASLAAITPAPMMAAYCASKSGVEAFAHSLRAEVGYQGVAVGVGYLSWTDTDMVRGADEDEVLREMRAKLPWPANRTYPLEPAVERIAAGIVRRSPHVYGQWWLRGMQPVRGFLPSVIGGVLGRREMRRAQPALARGARAKRGLVGSGGAADEAARSSDHHTP
- a CDS encoding alpha/beta fold hydrolase, encoding MNRLYETVPARRELAVASADGTRIHAEEYGRPDGPTVVLAHGWTCSTLFWAPVVRLLADDCRIVAYDQRGHGRSGAPVTRNGYGTGALADDLEAVLEAVVPEGERAVLAGHSMGGMTIMAASGRAAVTDRTAAVLLASTGSGRLLGATEVLPARFGPRRLRRVFHRQLLVSAMPLGRVTRLSKAALKYGVLGSDSTPEQVDFTARIVHACRPRQRSAWGRVLAVLDLDVELAAVTAPTAVLVGTADKLTPKAHARGMAAVLPRLAGLTELPGAGHMTPIEDPAAVARVIRDLVADHLTAASSDSRIAYHDPGDRAKSTPLQARTSRAEENSA
- a CDS encoding flavin-containing monooxygenase — translated: MDGDLEHVRVAVIGSGFGGLGAAVRLRREGITDFVILERADAVGGTWRDNSYPGCACDVPSHLYSFSFAPNPDWPRAFSGQEHIRAYLERVTDTFGLRPHLRFGAEVRQARWDADARHWRLSTASGELTADVVVSATGPLSDPKIPDIPGIGDFPGRVFHSSRWDHDFDLKGKRVAMVGTGASAIQIVPAIQPDVARLTVIQRTPPWVMPRMDRPIGAAERWLHATVPGSAKARRGLLWLIREFQVGAFVKRPKLMKAAERIARGHLRRSIKDAALRARLTPDYTIGCKRILLSNSYYPALAQPNTEVVTSALTEVRGSSVVTADGSEREVDAIIFGTGFHVTDMPIGDRIIGADGRTLGEHWKNGMAALRGCTVDGFPNLLLIIGPNTGLGNSSMILMIESSLNYVADYLRALAHSGGAALDAKPGAVSAWNAEMQRRAARTVWNTGGCKSWYLDANGRNTTAWPGTTSEFRRATRQLKLSEYEVLAPVAAAEPAVEVVT